The Deinococcus aquaticus genomic interval GTCGTGTGGCCCGCCGCGTGGCTGACCCTGCCGCTGCTGCGGGCCGACCCGGCCACGCACCGCGACGCGCTGGCCTGGTGTGAACGCCTGACGCACGCCGCCACCCCGGAACCCGGAGAGGCGTTCGACGCGCAGGTCGCCGACTGCCTGCGCCTCCAGCCGCCCCACGACCGCGACCTGGGCACCGTCGCCGCGCTGCTGGGCCTGCACCCACGCACCGTCCGCCACCGCCTGTCACGCCTGGGCACCACCTTCCGCGAGGTGCGCGCCGGGATGCTGCTGGACGAGGCCCGCGAGTGGCTGGCGCACTCCCCCGATTCGACCGAGGAGATCGCGCAGCGGCTGGGCTTCAGTGACGCCCGCAGCTTCCGCCGCGCCCTGAAAGCCTGGACTGGCCACACCCCCCAGGAACTCCGCCAGCGCGCCGCAGACGACGGTTAAGCTCAGCGGTCAGTGCCAGCCGGTGTTCATGTGCCCGGGGGCCGCGCCGAACGCGGGGAACAGGTCGGTCATGCGTGTGGCGGCGTGTTCCGCCCATCTCACCCGGTTCAGTTCCAAGTGAGAGAGCCGCAGGAACTCCAGACCGAACAGTGTGTCGCCGTCATGCCAGCGGTACAGGGCGCGCAGGGCCGGGGGCAGCGTCACGCCCTGCCGCGCTTCGAAGGCGTCCAGCGTAGCGTCCGTCACGCTGGGGCGCAGCGTGGCGTGGTGCAGGGGTACCTCACGCGCCACCCAGGCGTCCAGACGGGTCAGCAGTTCGGGAATGTCACGGGGTTCCGGCAGGGTCACGGGGGTCACGCGGCGCACCTCCAGCGGTGGCTGGCGGCCCGACCACACACCCGTCGCGGCGTACAGGAGCGCCGGGACGATCAGCAGGGGCAGTAGCCAGCGCCACATGCCCCCAGCGTGACACAGCGGGCCAGGGCGCGCCGCCTTACCTCAGCCTTTCCAGGCGGGCACTTGATCCCCGTACTGCGCATGGGCGTCGCAGCGTGACTTCAGCACGCACACGCCACACTTCGGGTCGTGCCAGGAGCACACCCGCTGGCCGTGGCGCAGCAGGTTCACGTGCAGTTCGTACAGGAACGGCGCGGCGGGCGGCAGCACCTTCAGCAGCGCGCGGTGCGCGGCCTGCTCGCCCATCTTCGGGATCGCGCCCACGCGGGTCGTGATGCGGTGCACGTGCGTGTCCACCGGGAAGACCGGCCGGGCGTAATTGAACAGCAGCACGAGGCTGGCGGTCTTGATGCCCACGCCGGGCAGGTCGGTCAGGAATTTCAGAGCGTCCCTGACAGGCAAGTCGCGCAGGAAGTCCAGGTCGTACCCGCCGGGCGAGTCGCGCAGCGCGACCAGCGTCGCCTGGATGCGCGGGGCCTTGCTCTCGGGGTAGTTGCTGCGGCGGATGGAGTGCGCGACCTGCTCGGTGGGGGCGGCGATGATGGCGTCCCAGTCGCCCAGCATCCGCAGTTCCTGGTACGCGGCTTCCTCGTCGGCGTGCGTGGTGCGCTGCGAGAGGATCGTGCTGATCAGCTCGTGCAGCGGCTCACGCCTGGGCTTCAGGGGGCGCTCGCCGTACTCGGGCCGCAGCGTGTCTTTCATCCACACGAGGAGCGCGGCCCGCTCGTCATCCGGGCGGGCCACGTTCAAGGGTCCTTCAGTCGTCACAGCCTCAGGACTGGCCAGGGGTGCTGTCGCTCTCCACCTCGTCCCGGCCGCCCTCGGCGGGTTCGGGTTTCGCGGCGGGGTCGATGTTCGGGTCCTTCCCTCTGGCCGCGTCGGGAATGGCGTGGCTCTGGCCTTCGGCGGGGCTGGTGTTGGCGGGGTCGTAGCCGGTCTTCTGCTCGTCGCTCATACCTTCAGCTTGCGCGCGCAGCGGCGGGGTTGGATGGCGCGCACATCAGGACGCCTTAACGCACGTCGCCCCACCCGGCACGAGCACGCGCGTGGGAAACAAAAAATCCGCCCTACGAGGCGGCTGCGGCTCTCTTAAAGCCCTCTTGATTGATTCGCGTACTATAGCGCGGCATGCAGCCCTGGTCAAGTCGATGCAGCGCAGCCTGAAAAATGCGTGTGGGACGCAGCTTGCCCGCAGTACGCACCGGGCAGTATGCAGCCGCGCGGTGACGTCGCCAGGAATAGGACGACCCCACATACAGGGCAGGCCAGTCAGGTTGCAGGACGGGAATGGTACAAAACAAAAAAGCCGCCTTCTTCGGCGGTGATAGTAAAAAGATAGCGTGAAATGCAGCGCCAGTCAAGTCCATGCAGGCAGGCCAGAAAGTGCCGTCTGGCAGCGGCAGAAACCGGCCGGACGCCCCGCGCCCCTGCATAAACCCGCAGCCGAGGGGGGAGAGCACCGCGCACGGCGATCCTCTCCCCCACCACGGCGGCGTTCAGTTGTGCGTCATGTCGAGCGGCACGACCCACTCGTCGAACTCGGCGTCCGTGACGTAGCCCAGACTCAGGGCCGCTTCCTTCAGGCTGCTGCCTTCCTTGTGGGCTTTCTTGGCGATGGCGGCGGCCCTGTCGTACCCGATGTGCTTGTTCAGGGCCGTGACCTGCATCAGATTGATGCTGAGGTTGTGCTCGATCTTCTCGTACGCCGGCTCGATACCGACCGCGCAGTTGTCGTTGAACGCGAGGCACGCGTCACTGATCAGGCGGATGGATTCCAGCACGGCGTGCACCATGACGGGCTTGAACACGTTCAGCTGGAAGTTCCCCTGG includes:
- a CDS encoding SMI1/KNR4 family protein; the encoded protein is MWRWLLPLLIVPALLYAATGVWSGRQPPLEVRRVTPVTLPEPRDIPELLTRLDAWVAREVPLHHATLRPSVTDATLDAFEARQGVTLPPALRALYRWHDGDTLFGLEFLRLSHLELNRVRWAEHAATRMTDLFPAFGAAPGHMNTGWH
- a CDS encoding endonuclease III, which codes for MKDTLRPEYGERPLKPRREPLHELISTILSQRTTHADEEAAYQELRMLGDWDAIIAAPTEQVAHSIRRSNYPESKAPRIQATLVALRDSPGGYDLDFLRDLPVRDALKFLTDLPGVGIKTASLVLLFNYARPVFPVDTHVHRITTRVGAIPKMGEQAAHRALLKVLPPAAPFLYELHVNLLRHGQRVCSWHDPKCGVCVLKSRCDAHAQYGDQVPAWKG